The Caballeronia sp. M1242 nucleotide sequence CCTCGCGATGCTCGGTCATGAGTTACGCAACCCGCTGGCGGGTCTCGCATCGGCGTTTCAGCTTATCGACAGGACCGATGCGGAGCAAGGCGTGCCGCAGGAAATCGGCTCGCTGATCAACCGCCAGATCGGCACGCTCACGCGTCTCGTGGACGATCTGCTCGATGCGTCGCGTGTTTCGCGTGGCACCATCCGGCTGCATCGTGAGCCGATCGATTTGCGCATGGTCATCGAAACGGCCGCCTACTCGGTGCGAAAAGAATTCGAGGCCAAAGGACATTCTCTCGTCATCGACCTCGCGCCGGGCGATTACGCGATGAACGGCGACGCGACGCGCTTGCAGCAAGTGGTCGCCAACCTGCTCTCGAACGCGGTCAAGTTCACGGACCCGGGCGGCAACATCGGCATGCGTTTGTCCGCGAGCAAGGCGAACGAAGAACGCCGGGCCGTGCTCATCGTCGAGGACAACGGGCGTGGCATTCCGGCGCGCCATCTCGAGTCCATCTTCGAGCTGTTCGCGCAAGTCAATACAACGCTCGACCGCGCCGAGGGAGGTCTCGGCATTGGTCTGAATCTCGCGCGCCGGCTGGTGGAACTGCACGACGGCACGCTCGTGGCGCGGTCCGAGGGCGAGGGCAAAGGCAGTCAGTTCATCGTCGATCTTCCGCTCTTGATGGAAGCGCAGCGGCTCGTTCCGGCGCCCGAGCAGCTGGTCTTTCACGGCGATCAGGACGTCTCCATTCTGCTCGTGGAAGACAACGACGACGTGCGGGCGGCGACTGCCGCAATGCTGGAGTCGCTCGGCTACACGGTCGCGACTGCGTCCGACGGCACGCGCGGCGTGGACGCGATGGTGGCCCAGACGCCGATGGTGGCCATCGTCGATATCGGCTTGCCCGGCATCGACGGATTCGAGGTGGCGCGGCGCGCGAAGGACATGCTCGGAATCAAGCGTCCGCATCTGATCGCGCTGAGCGGCTACAGCGGCCCCGAAGTGAGCGAGCGCGCCATCGAAAGCGGCTTCGACGATGTCTTCGTCAAGCCGATCGATCTCAAATTGCTGCAGCGATCCATTCACAGTGTCATGGCGAAGCACCATGCGGCGAAGTTAGGGTTAGGGGAAGCGAGCACGTGACTCGCTTGCCTTGATTCGAAGGATGCCTAACGACTGCTATCGAGGCAAGCCGATGACCCTGCCCGCATAGACCGCGTCCGTCGCGGCGATCGTCGCCTGTGCCGCAATGTTCGCCGCGATGTCTTCATCGAACGAAGCGGCCTTCGGCGCGCCGCTCGTGTCGATATGCATCAGC carries:
- a CDS encoding ATP-binding protein; protein product: MNIDRDLPADAYRIVFRLLPSPCLLLSVDEGYTILDANEAYLRETVSEREHLVGRPVFDAFPDNPEDQKTQATRILGESLERVIRLRRTDAMALQRYDVPDRSSDTGAFIVRYWSPINIPLLNPDGSVGFIIHRVENVTDFVMDVHSRTTALQIPASDRGNKQLESESELIRRSRQLSNSNQELRRLSEEAFALAARLKDESIRKDEFLAMLGHELRNPLAGLASAFQLIDRTDAEQGVPQEIGSLINRQIGTLTRLVDDLLDASRVSRGTIRLHREPIDLRMVIETAAYSVRKEFEAKGHSLVIDLAPGDYAMNGDATRLQQVVANLLSNAVKFTDPGGNIGMRLSASKANEERRAVLIVEDNGRGIPARHLESIFELFAQVNTTLDRAEGGLGIGLNLARRLVELHDGTLVARSEGEGKGSQFIVDLPLLMEAQRLVPAPEQLVFHGDQDVSILLVEDNDDVRAATAAMLESLGYTVATASDGTRGVDAMVAQTPMVAIVDIGLPGIDGFEVARRAKDMLGIKRPHLIALSGYSGPEVSERAIESGFDDVFVKPIDLKLLQRSIHSVMAKHHAAKLGLGEAST